The nucleotide window TCACTTTAGGCCCTTCTTTAAGCATtgctaaaattcaattttctctGTTATTTTATGTCTAATGCCTTCAAAGTATTTTGGAGGCTTGAACAATTTTGTCTCTTAGTTAATTAGGAAGTTAGATTTGCAGTTAGTGAGACTAATAGTTAGGACTTCAATTTAGAAACTTAGCTATCTACATGAAATATATAGGTTTTCGATGGATATGTCGAAAGACTGGATGGATACACCACGTCATGAGAAAGAATATCAAGTTGGTGTAGAAAGATTTTTACACTTTGCTTTCTCATCAAAGGGAGTTCTTCAAGGGGAAGAACTTCAATGTCCATGTGCAAAGTGTTGTAATAAACTTTGGTTAAAGAGAGATGACGTATATGATCATCTAATATGCCACGGTTTTGTAAAAGGTTATAGGCGGTGGTTTAATCATGGGGAATCACTTTTTGCTATGGATATTGACAGTGACATAGGCGGGGCATATAACTGCAATGATAATATTGATGAGTTGTTACGTGATAGATTTCGAGATAATACACAAGTTGACGGACAAAACATGGGGCCTAACGAATGTGCAAAGGAATTCTATAAATTGGTAGACGAGGCAAGCCAAGAACTATACCCCGGGTATAAAGGATTCACAAGATTATCCTTTACCCTTCGTCTTTTCTTGTTAAAATGCTTGCATGGTTGGAGTAATGCGTCATTTACTTCTCTCTTGGAATTATTGAAAGAAGCAATGCCATATTTGAATATTCCTATTTCTGTTGATAAAACCAAGAATATGGTGAAGAACTTGGGTCATGACTACCAAAAGATCGATGCATGTCGCAATGACTGCATGTTGTATCAGAACGGGAATAAGAATGACTCATCTTGTCATGTCTGTGGAACATCCCGTTATATTGAGaatcatgaagaagatgatgatgttaCCTCATCTAGAAAGCCTCGCAAAGTTGCTGCAAAAACTTTAAAGCATTTCCCTTTGATTCCCAGACTTCAACGACTTTTTATGTGCACAAGAACTGTCGAAGCTATGTCTTGGCATCACAATGAGCGTGTTAAAGACAGGTCCTTAAGGCATCCTACCGATGGTGAATCTTGGAAAGCATTTGACAATCGACATGAAGATTTTGCAAAGGAGCCTCGTAATGTGAGACTTGGGTTAGCAAGCGACGGATTCAATCCATTCCGAACTTTGAGCAGTACACACAGTACATGGCCTGTTGTTCTGATGGTGTATAATCTATCCCCTTGGATGAGCATGAAGCCTAATTATTTTATGCTATCTTTACTCATTCCTGGACCACAATCACTGGGAAATGACATTGATGTCTATCTTCAACCGTTGattgaagaattaaaagaattatgGGAGTCAGGTGTCGAAACATATtattcaaaagaaaacaaaacattCAACATAAGAGCATGCCTTTTGTGGACAATTAATGAGTTCCCGGCGTATGCTATATTATCTGGGTGGAGTATAAAGGGAAAATTAGCTTGTCCATGTTGTAATGATGAGACTTCTTCTATCTATCTGAAACATAGTCACAAGACTGTTTATATGGATCACCGAAGGTTTTTACCCATGAATCATCCATGGAGGCATAACAAAAGATCTTTCAATGGAAAAACTGAACTCAGGTCTCCACTACAGTTGTTAGAAGGTTTAATATATTGCAAGAGGTAGATAATTCTTTTGGGAAGAAGCAAAAGAGATCAAATAATGGCATATCAAATTGGAAAAAATGgtcaatctttttttatttaccatATTGGAAGTCCAACatgtttagatacaaccttgaTGTCATGCACATAGAGAAGAATATAGTTGATAGCATAATTAGAACTCTTTTAGATATTCCCGGAAAGACAAAAGATCATGCAGCTGCTCATTTTGACCTTAAAAACATGGCTATTAGGAAAAACCTTCAACCAAAAGATACAAAAGATGGGAAAAAAACTAAGTTAGCAAAGGCATGCTTTTCAATGACTCCAGCAGAGAAAATAATCTTTTGTAGTGTGTTGAAAGCGGCAAAATTACCAGACGGTAGCACTTCCAATATTGCTTGATGTGTGCATGAAGCAAAAAAGAAGATTTCTGGTTACAAGACCCATGATGCTCATTTCATGTTGCATTACTTGTTGTAAGTACCAATCAAGAGCATACTTCCTGACCATGTTGCCATCGCTCTAGTTTGATTATGTTCATTTTTTCGCCGAATATGTCAGAAAATAATTAGCCTAGATGAGGTAGTTAACTTAGAAGCAGAGATTGTTGAGACATTATGCCAATTGGAGAGGATTTTCCCCCTAGCTTTTTTGACATAATGGTGCACTTGCCTATTCATTTGGCAAATGAGGTGAGGTTAGGTGGTCCAGTTCAATATCGTTGGATGTACCCTGTTGAACGGTATATGTGCACACTAAAATCATATGTTCGTAATAGAAGTCGTCTAAAAGGATCTATTGCCGAAGGATATTTGGCGAATGAGTGTATCAATTTTTGCTCAAGATATTTGCATGAAGATGTTCAGACAAGATTTAATAGAATCCCTCGGAACAACGATGAGTGTGTTTCAGATGAGGTGCGAACTCCTAGTTTGTTTCCAAGCAAAGGATGTCCTCTTGGTGGAAGAATaggagatttatttattttagatgaAAAATCAGAAATACAAGGTCATGCATACATCCTAAACAATTGTGATAAGATCGAAGTCTACATGAGGTATTTTGTTCGATTCATTATCATTTGTTAGATCTCAATCATCATATTTAACCTTACTAACAACTAAGACTATGAATATTTAATCTCTTCAGAGAGCATGAGGAGGCAGTTAATGATAACAATCCACGaagaacaaagtgggagaaagcCAAGGACCGTAGTCAATAATTTTCACAATGGTTTAAAATTCGTGCCATGAAAAAGAATGTGCCTGGTTGGGCAAAAGGGTTGGCTAGGGGTCCAAATAGAGTTGTAAAAAGATTTTCAGGTTATATTATCAATGGGTATAGGTTCCATACAAGGCACCGTGATGTGAGACATAAAACTCAAAATAGTGGTGTCACATTAGAGGCATTGACTCCTAGTTTTGCTAGTGtgaaagtgatgagcggataatttatacgttttttggcattgtttttaggtagtttttagtaggatctagctacttttagggatgttttcattagtttttatgctaaattcacattcctggactttactatgagtttgtgtatttttttgtgatttcaggtattttttggctgaaattgagggacctgagcaaaactctgataaaaggctaacaaaggactgctgatgttgttggatcctgacctcccttcactcgaaatagattttctggagctacagaattccaaatggcgcgctcttaacagcgttagaaattagacatccggagctttccagcaatatataatagtccatactttatttgagattaaacgatataaactggcgctcaacgccagtttcatgctgcattctggagtcaaacaccaaaaacacgtcacgaaccagagttgaacgccaaaaacacgttacaacttggcgttcaactccaaaagaagcctctgcacatgtaaagctcaagctcagcccaagcacacaccaagtgggccccgaaagtggatttctgcatcaattacttacttctgtaaaccctagtagctagtctagtataaataggacattttactactgtattagacgtcttttgaccattcggtctttgaccacatctttggaCGCCTAATCCTTAGACCAggtccttctccctatttttgaatttatatcacattttgggggctggccattcggccatgtctggaccatcacttatgtattttcaacggtggagtttctacacaccatagattaagggtgtagagctctgctgtacctcgagttttaatgcaattactactattttctattcaattcagtttattcctgctCTAAGATAtgcgttgcacttcaccatgacgaatgtgtgaatccgtgacactcatcatcattctcacctatgaacgcgtgactaacaaccacttccgttctacctcagaacgaatgcatatctcttagattccttaatcagaatcttcgtggtataagctagaattgatggcggcattcatgagagtccgaaaagtctaaaccttgtctgtggtattccgagtaggattcagggattgaatgactttgacgagcttcaaacttgcgattgttgggcgtgatgacaaacacaaaagaatcaatggattctattccggcatgatcgagaaccgacagatgattagtcgtgctgtgacagagcatttggacctttttcactgagaggatgggatgtagccattgacaacagtgatgccctacatacagcttgccatggaaaggagtaagaaagattggatgaagatagtaggaaagcagattcagaaggaacacagcgtcttcatacgcctatctgaaattcccatcaatgatttacataagtatttttatctttattttctatttattttttattattattcaaaaactccataatcatatattatccgcctaattgagaatttcaagatgaccatagcttgcttcataccaacaatctccgtgggatcgacccttactcgcgtaaggtttattacttggacgacccagtgcacttgctggttagttgtgcaaggttgtgaagaaagtgctgagttataaacgcgcataccaagttgaatgccattat belongs to Arachis duranensis cultivar V14167 chromosome 8, aradu.V14167.gnm2.J7QH, whole genome shotgun sequence and includes:
- the LOC107461312 gene encoding uncharacterized protein LOC107461312, translated to MDMSKDWMDTPRHEKEYQVGVERFLHFAFSSKGVLQGEELQCPCAKCCNKLWLKRDDVYDHLICHGFVKGYRRWFNHGESLFAMDIDSDIGGAYNCNDNIDELLRDRFRDNTQVDGQNMGPNECAKEFYKLVDEASQELYPGYKGFTRLSFTLRLFLLKCLHGWSNASFTSLLELLKEAMPYLNIPISVDKTKNMVKNLGHDYQKIDACRNDCMLYQNGNKNDSSCHVCGTSRYIENHEEDDDVTSSRKPRKVAAKTLKHFPLIPRLQRLFMCTRTVEAMSWHHNERVKDRSLRHPTDGESWKAFDNRHEDFAKEPRNVRLGLASDGFNPFRTLSSTHSTWPVVLMVYNLSPWMSMKPNYFMLSLLIPGPQSLGNDIDVYLQPLIEELKELWESGVETYYSKENKTFNIRACLLWTINEFPAYAILSGWSIKGKLACPCCNDETSSIYLKHSHKTVYMDHRRFLPMNHPWRHNKRSFNGKTELRSPLQLLEGLIYCKRYNLDVMHIEKNIVDSIIRTLLDIPGKTKDHAAAHFDLKNMAIRKNLQPKDTKDGKKTKLAKACFSMTPAEKIIFCSVLKAAKLPDGSTSNIA